One Streptomyces sp. V4I8 genomic window carries:
- a CDS encoding class I SAM-dependent methyltransferase translates to MGMEMEMEMGLAVDWDAAAASFDDEPDHGLRDPEVRQAWASRLRSWLPERASDVLDLGCGTGSLSLLAAEQGHRVTGVDRSPAMVDLARAKLAGRDAAFLVGDAAAPPVGEERFDVVLVRHVLWALPDPGRVLRHWRGLLRPAGRFVLVEGVWGTTVPTVGIPADRLTALLAPLVEDVRVERLSGDARLWGKDVDDERYAAVAVV, encoded by the coding sequence ATGGGCATGGAGATGGAGATGGAGATGGGCCTCGCCGTGGACTGGGACGCGGCGGCCGCGTCCTTCGACGACGAGCCGGACCACGGTCTGCGCGACCCCGAGGTGCGCCAGGCCTGGGCTTCCCGGCTGCGGTCCTGGCTCCCCGAGCGCGCGTCCGACGTCCTCGACCTCGGCTGCGGCACCGGCAGCCTGTCGCTCCTCGCGGCCGAACAGGGACACCGCGTCACGGGCGTGGACCGGTCCCCGGCGATGGTCGACCTGGCCCGCGCCAAACTGGCCGGACGTGACGCCGCGTTCCTCGTCGGTGACGCCGCGGCGCCGCCGGTCGGGGAGGAGCGGTTCGACGTGGTGCTCGTACGGCATGTCCTGTGGGCGCTGCCCGACCCCGGCCGGGTCCTGCGGCACTGGCGTGGGCTACTGCGCCCGGCCGGGCGGTTCGTGCTGGTCGAGGGGGTGTGGGGGACCACCGTGCCGACGGTCGGCATACCGGCGGACCGGCTCACCGCTCTCCTCGCACCGCTCGTCGAGGACGTGCGCGTGGAGCGACTCTCCGGGGACGCGCGGCTGTGGGGGAAGGACGTGGACGACGAGCGGTACGCGGCCGTGGCGGTGGTCTGA
- a CDS encoding DUF402 domain-containing protein, translating into MSANSADQGRPLDVVLVKAGRTKIRYAAEPLFDDGTRIAVRAPWSGAGVRDFGFVRFEPGDVFTEYYWRDRWYAVKEVRDATGALKGWYCDITRPATLSGTELVVEDLDLDLWCSADYTDVRRLDEDEFAESGLERTDPQAAAAAVSALDALEELARGVGFGGLLA; encoded by the coding sequence ATGTCCGCGAACTCGGCTGACCAGGGACGTCCGCTCGACGTGGTCCTCGTCAAGGCCGGCCGTACGAAGATCCGTTACGCGGCCGAACCGCTCTTCGACGACGGCACCCGCATCGCCGTCCGCGCCCCTTGGTCCGGCGCCGGGGTCCGCGACTTCGGCTTCGTCCGCTTCGAGCCGGGCGATGTCTTCACCGAGTACTACTGGCGCGACCGCTGGTACGCCGTGAAGGAGGTCCGCGACGCCACGGGCGCCCTCAAGGGCTGGTACTGCGACATCACCCGCCCGGCCACGCTGTCCGGCACCGAGCTGGTCGTCGAGGACCTCGATCTGGACCTGTGGTGCTCCGCCGACTACACGGACGTACGCCGACTGGACGAGGACGAGTTCGCCGAGAGCGGCCTCGAACGCACGGATCCGCAGGCCGCCGCGGCCGCCGTGTCGGCGCTGGACGCCCTGGAGGAACTGGCGCGCGGGGTCGGCTTCGGCGGGCTCCTGGCATAG